A stretch of the Vibrio aphrogenes genome encodes the following:
- a CDS encoding ATP-binding protein produces MRRTIFTKLFVSLFSLSILLIVGMSLLVNYSFKTGFQSYLNNIEQGKVVVLGEKLQPYYSDKFGWDELKQHPRIWGDMFRSIGEFALPPLERGAPNQKQEEDLLTPLSHRVALVDNHGSLVFGPRLQGQQENVQFTRLPLMKNGKSIGWLEIEQKNSLSGPLVESFYQQQQKNLYWIVSVAGLFSLFVTALLVRYFLRPLKQLHRGAQSLSAGRYDEKIILGGQDEFTELGNAFNSLALSLKEQKKTREQWITDISHELRTPIAVLRSEIEAIQDGIRQPEAKYIDSMHHQVLRLAKLVDDLYLLSRSDSGILEVVTKNLNLIATIDQVIDNFAYRMEEQGLSLKKYYDPSAEVMLLGDTQTLQQLMVNLLENSLRYTHSPGKVAVSITESSEHVALVVEDSAPSVDTEQLPRLFDRLYRVDQSRSRELGGSGLGLSICQNIVERHQGKIRAYQSDLGGIAIEVLLNKQNNH; encoded by the coding sequence ATGAGACGAACTATTTTTACTAAGCTCTTTGTGTCTTTATTTAGCCTCAGCATCCTATTAATTGTCGGGATGTCATTATTGGTGAACTACAGTTTTAAAACCGGCTTTCAATCTTATTTGAATAACATTGAGCAAGGAAAAGTGGTGGTATTGGGGGAAAAGCTGCAACCTTATTACAGTGACAAGTTCGGTTGGGATGAACTTAAACAGCATCCCAGAATTTGGGGAGATATGTTTCGTTCAATTGGTGAATTTGCTTTACCTCCGCTAGAAAGAGGCGCGCCGAATCAAAAGCAAGAAGAGGATTTATTAACGCCATTGAGTCATCGAGTTGCCTTGGTGGATAATCATGGTTCGTTAGTGTTTGGCCCTCGGTTGCAGGGGCAGCAAGAGAATGTACAATTTACCCGTCTACCTTTGATGAAAAATGGTAAGAGTATTGGTTGGCTGGAAATAGAACAAAAAAATAGTCTCAGTGGCCCGTTAGTAGAAAGCTTTTATCAACAACAGCAAAAAAATCTCTATTGGATAGTGTCTGTCGCAGGCTTGTTCTCTTTATTCGTGACAGCGCTGTTAGTCCGCTATTTTTTACGCCCACTCAAGCAGCTCCATCGAGGGGCACAATCGTTATCGGCAGGGCGCTATGATGAGAAAATCATACTCGGTGGTCAAGATGAATTCACTGAGCTGGGCAATGCCTTTAATTCTTTAGCGCTAAGTTTAAAAGAGCAGAAAAAAACCAGAGAACAATGGATTACCGATATATCCCATGAGCTTCGTACCCCCATTGCAGTGCTGCGAAGTGAAATTGAAGCAATACAAGATGGGATCCGTCAACCGGAAGCGAAATACATTGACTCTATGCATCATCAAGTCTTGCGCTTAGCTAAACTGGTGGATGATTTGTATCTTCTTTCTCGTTCTGATTCTGGTATTTTAGAAGTGGTGACGAAAAACTTAAATTTGATCGCTACCATAGACCAAGTAATTGATAACTTTGCCTATCGAATGGAAGAGCAGGGGCTATCACTGAAAAAATATTATGATCCAAGTGCTGAAGTCATGTTGCTTGGCGATACTCAGACCTTGCAGCAATTGATGGTGAATTTGTTGGAAAACAGTTTACGTTATACCCATAGCCCAGGGAAAGTTGCGGTCTCCATCACTGAGTCATCCGAGCATGTGGCACTAGTGGTTGAAGATAGCGCACCGTCAGTGGATACTGAACAATTACCTCGCTTATTTGATCGTTTATATCGAGTGGATCAATCGCGTAGTCGTGAGTTAGGTGGCTCTGGGCTTGGGTTATCGATTTGCCAAAATATTGTGGAGCGACATCAAGGTAAGATAAGGGCCTATCAATCTGATTTAGGTGGAATCGCCATTGAAGTCTTGCTCAATAAACAGAATAACCATTAA
- a CDS encoding EF-hand domain-containing protein, producing the protein MKKYIITLSALLFSAYSFSALADNDRPQRPPSFEQMDTNGDGELSKDEVKGPLLDDFDQFDKDGSGTLTEDELPEPPQGRQ; encoded by the coding sequence ATGAAAAAATATATAATTACGTTGTCAGCTTTATTGTTTTCTGCTTATAGCTTTTCTGCACTGGCAGATAACGATCGACCACAGCGACCACCAAGTTTTGAACAGATGGATACCAATGGTGACGGTGAATTAAGCAAAGACGAAGTAAAAGGCCCGCTATTAGACGATTTTGATCAATTTGATAAAGACGGTAGCGGCACGTTAACAGAAGACGAACTGCCTGAACCACCTCAAGGTCGTCAATAA
- a CDS encoding response regulator: MPSNQATILIVEDEPTLAQILAEYLQQSSFQTHIIADGAHVIDWVKQHSPNLIVLDLMLPNRDGLDIYRELRTFSNVPVMMATAKVDEIDRLLGLELGADDYICKPYSAREVVARVKNVLRRTTAAHEDASAQVVLEINEETMTAHYHQQPLTLTPAEFKLLSLLFARQGRVFNREQLMDHIYPDNRIVIDRTIDSHIKNLRKKLQAIDSESDCIKSIYGVGYKLEL, translated from the coding sequence ATGCCCTCTAATCAAGCGACGATTTTGATTGTAGAAGATGAACCTACGCTGGCTCAAATCCTAGCTGAATATTTGCAGCAATCGAGCTTTCAGACTCATATTATTGCCGATGGCGCTCACGTTATTGATTGGGTTAAACAGCATTCTCCTAATTTAATCGTATTGGATCTGATGTTACCTAATCGAGATGGGCTCGATATTTATCGTGAGCTGAGAACATTTTCCAATGTCCCTGTCATGATGGCGACCGCAAAAGTTGATGAAATTGATCGCCTTCTCGGGCTGGAACTTGGTGCCGATGATTACATTTGCAAGCCTTACAGTGCCAGAGAAGTTGTGGCGAGAGTTAAAAATGTATTAAGGCGAACCACCGCCGCTCATGAAGACGCTTCCGCTCAGGTGGTTTTAGAGATCAATGAAGAAACGATGACCGCTCATTATCATCAACAGCCTTTAACTCTGACCCCAGCCGAATTTAAATTATTATCTTTACTTTTTGCTCGTCAAGGAAGGGTATTTAATCGTGAGCAATTGATGGATCATATTTATCCTGATAATCGTATTGTTATCGATAGAACCATTGATAGTCATATCAAAAACCTAAGGAAAAAACTGCAAGCGATTGATTCAGAATCAGATTGCATCAAGTCAATTTACGGGGTGGGCTACAAACTCGAACTCTAA